A window of the Bacteriovorax sp. PP10 genome harbors these coding sequences:
- a CDS encoding DUF3108 domain-containing protein: protein MKNYKSILLLAFTLALASCATNYEEEKSVLLSKPESTDLVNQFDAEKQQEEIYKADEAAKAEEAKVAAAAAKKSKKEKTKVVKETKTEVATKAPAAPVAKAADAPKVSIAKVLALPAGYPEEYKAYDAKSKEAWAKFNPVFYQGEQSIMAVTYLGVTAGYITIMSKEVVALNGKQAFHYYARFKSSDSYRYFYWLDDKLDSYVEKETFLPMKYSLVQREKKQNVDDLQLFDFKKMMTYNWYKRVKEGSNKDEKGEAMIPSLAQDSFSALQFVRGLPLIKGDKYELPVITRGKFWILKVEVMGEESTTVNGKDTQAIKIKAETNFPGVLKKSGDINFWYGTDPERRLLKFQAKIKLGSLYGEVVEYKPGIKVQ from the coding sequence ATGAAAAATTATAAATCAATTTTACTTCTAGCTTTCACGCTTGCCCTTGCATCGTGTGCAACAAACTACGAAGAAGAAAAGTCTGTCTTATTATCAAAACCAGAAAGCACAGATCTGGTAAATCAATTTGATGCTGAAAAACAACAAGAAGAAATTTATAAAGCAGATGAAGCAGCAAAAGCTGAAGAAGCAAAAGTTGCAGCTGCCGCAGCTAAAAAATCAAAGAAAGAAAAAACAAAAGTTGTAAAAGAAACAAAAACTGAAGTCGCGACAAAGGCTCCAGCTGCACCAGTAGCTAAAGCGGCAGACGCTCCTAAGGTAAGTATCGCAAAAGTTCTAGCTCTTCCAGCAGGCTACCCTGAAGAGTACAAAGCATACGATGCTAAATCAAAAGAAGCGTGGGCAAAGTTCAATCCGGTTTTCTACCAGGGCGAACAATCAATCATGGCCGTGACTTACTTAGGTGTGACAGCAGGATACATTACAATCATGTCTAAAGAAGTTGTGGCGTTAAATGGAAAACAGGCCTTCCATTATTATGCACGTTTCAAATCAAGTGATTCATACAGATACTTCTACTGGCTTGATGACAAGCTTGATAGTTACGTAGAAAAAGAGACTTTCCTTCCAATGAAATACTCTCTGGTTCAAAGAGAGAAAAAACAAAATGTTGATGACCTTCAGCTTTTTGATTTCAAAAAGATGATGACTTACAACTGGTACAAACGAGTTAAAGAAGGATCAAATAAAGACGAAAAAGGTGAAGCAATGATCCCAAGTCTTGCTCAGGATTCTTTCTCAGCTCTTCAATTCGTCAGAGGTCTCCCGCTTATTAAAGGCGATAAATATGAACTACCGGTTATCACTCGCGGTAAATTCTGGATTCTAAAAGTCGAAGTTATGGGTGAAGAATCGACAACTGTTAACGGTAAGGACACTCAGGCAATCAAGATCAAAGCAGAAACAAACTTCCCAGGCGTTCTTAAAAAGAGCGGGGACATTAACTTCTGGTACGGAACAGACCCTGAAAGAAGGCTGCTAAAATTCCAGGCCAAAATTAAACTGGGATCTCTTTACGGAGAAGTGGTCGAATATAAACCTGGGATTAAGGTTCAATAA
- a CDS encoding glycosyltransferase, with the protein MGNKYARNILYVLPSKGWNTKERFAFRDIAQAKKHGYNIYICTYEDSFAARMARSFEIEVIPYRPHFLNRFFNFHKHLSLRPAFKKAHIDIVHCYNFNLLFSLSIQLKRQNITALVLTQDSPIDKPLQRFWYRPLISRIDSLIIANKNLLQDALGNLGLPLKKVEYFGLGIKYEDAVNPLQIAINFDLYKDYFLTGTYVSPGLNDHKRLIPVLSALKVINEKNPGGKKSKLVLITPVDFQSMSWLPNLMRNIQEQDLQEDVLFVTTQDIIGVISHLDLWISNAPDELIEDFAISALVHEVPAILARNFCSKDLLEEYEGVGETYKLFDARELRDKWEKIILGQAIYKEKTRLYKYFIEREHSHKSYKTQLMNLYSKSVQRRVRLFRKK; encoded by the coding sequence TTGGGTAACAAGTACGCCAGAAATATTCTCTACGTCCTGCCAAGTAAAGGATGGAACACAAAAGAGCGTTTTGCTTTTAGGGATATCGCTCAGGCCAAAAAACACGGCTATAACATTTATATCTGCACGTACGAAGACTCTTTTGCGGCAAGAATGGCAAGAAGCTTTGAAATCGAAGTTATCCCGTACAGACCCCATTTCTTAAATCGTTTTTTTAATTTCCATAAGCATTTATCACTAAGGCCAGCTTTTAAAAAAGCTCATATTGATATCGTTCACTGCTACAATTTCAATTTATTATTCTCTTTGAGCATCCAGCTTAAGAGACAAAATATAACTGCACTTGTACTCACACAAGACTCACCAATCGATAAGCCATTGCAACGTTTTTGGTATAGACCTCTGATTTCGAGAATCGATTCTTTGATCATCGCCAATAAAAACTTATTGCAAGATGCTCTTGGAAATTTAGGTTTACCATTGAAGAAAGTAGAGTACTTCGGCCTTGGGATTAAGTATGAAGATGCGGTAAATCCACTTCAGATCGCTATCAATTTTGATTTATATAAGGATTATTTCCTAACTGGAACTTATGTTTCTCCAGGATTAAATGATCACAAAAGATTGATCCCGGTTTTATCGGCCTTGAAAGTTATCAACGAAAAAAATCCTGGCGGAAAAAAGAGTAAGCTGGTTTTAATCACTCCAGTTGATTTCCAAAGCATGAGCTGGCTTCCAAATTTAATGAGAAACATTCAGGAGCAAGATCTTCAGGAAGACGTTCTGTTTGTCACCACTCAGGATATTATCGGAGTTATTTCACACCTTGATCTTTGGATCAGTAATGCTCCGGATGAATTGATTGAAGACTTTGCCATCAGCGCCCTTGTCCATGAAGTGCCGGCGATCCTTGCTCGCAACTTCTGTAGCAAAGATTTACTGGAAGAATATGAAGGAGTAGGTGAGACCTATAAGCTTTTTGACGCACGTGAACTTCGCGACAAGTGGGAGAAAATCATCCTCGGTCAGGCCATCTATAAAGAGAAAACAAGACTCTATAAGTATTTTATTGAGAGAGAGCACTCGCATAAGAGCTACAAAACACAACTAATGAACCTCTATTCGAAGTCAGTCCAAAGAAGAGTTCGTCTTTTCAGGAAGAAATAG
- a CDS encoding 30S ribosomal protein S1, with amino-acid sequence MAQKQELKQSWMKGYDVVIGEDVETKVATDFSALLDSSISKNFEEGEVFMGTIINIGQDYVTVDIGYKQEGLVSVKEFQNYDGSLKIKKGDQIEVYLEKLESNMGNLILSKDKAEILKAWDRISLACESGEPLTGTVIAKVKGGLSVDIGVKAFLPGSQIDIRPTRYLDKYIGKTMEFKVIKFNKKRGNIVLSRRAILAEERGKMRGEILSQIEEGMVVKGIVKNITDYGAFIDLGGIDGLLHITDMSWGRVKHPSNILNIGDEIEVKILKFDTDKERVSLGLKQVQANPWEEAKSKYIPGTKVAGEIVSVKDYGVFIELDDGIEGLIHVSEMSWTNKIKNPTKHFNAGDRIEAQVLDVDVENKRISLGLKQLQANPWDALVAKFKVGDKVKGKVKSIVDFGVFVDLGEDMDALIHVSDVSWTKKNINVADEFKEGQAVEAMVLAVDKENQKFSLGLKQLEEDPWKKIESRFPVGTVVEAEVVRVTDFGAFVELETGIEGLIHISELSDERVEKPSDVIKKGDKPKAMVISVDKEAKKIALSIKAAAHGGEYKSTDKVKSATLADKFKKDL; translated from the coding sequence ATGGCTCAAAAACAAGAACTAAAACAAAGTTGGATGAAAGGTTACGACGTCGTCATTGGTGAAGACGTAGAAACTAAAGTTGCAACGGATTTTAGCGCGCTACTGGACAGTTCGATTTCTAAGAATTTTGAAGAAGGTGAAGTGTTCATGGGAACAATCATCAACATCGGTCAAGACTACGTAACAGTAGACATTGGTTACAAGCAAGAAGGTCTTGTATCAGTGAAGGAATTCCAAAACTACGATGGATCACTTAAAATTAAAAAAGGTGACCAAATTGAAGTTTACTTAGAAAAACTAGAATCAAACATGGGTAACCTAATCCTTTCTAAGGATAAGGCTGAAATCCTAAAAGCATGGGATAGAATCTCTCTAGCTTGCGAATCAGGTGAACCATTAACTGGTACAGTTATCGCAAAAGTTAAGGGTGGTCTTTCTGTGGATATCGGAGTTAAAGCTTTCCTTCCAGGATCGCAAATTGACATCCGTCCAACAAGATACCTTGATAAGTACATTGGTAAAACAATGGAATTCAAAGTTATTAAGTTCAACAAAAAACGTGGGAACATTGTTCTTTCTCGTCGTGCAATCCTTGCTGAAGAGCGTGGAAAAATGCGCGGTGAAATTCTTTCTCAAATTGAAGAAGGAATGGTTGTTAAAGGGATCGTTAAAAACATTACTGACTACGGTGCATTCATTGACCTTGGTGGTATCGACGGTCTTCTTCACATTACAGATATGTCATGGGGAAGAGTTAAACATCCAAGCAACATCCTAAACATCGGTGACGAAATCGAAGTTAAGATTCTTAAATTTGATACAGATAAAGAGAGAGTATCTCTTGGTCTAAAACAAGTTCAAGCTAATCCATGGGAAGAAGCTAAGTCAAAATACATCCCAGGAACTAAAGTTGCTGGTGAAATCGTGTCTGTAAAAGACTACGGTGTATTCATTGAACTTGACGATGGTATCGAAGGATTAATCCACGTATCAGAAATGTCATGGACAAACAAAATTAAGAACCCAACTAAGCACTTCAATGCTGGTGACAGAATTGAAGCTCAAGTACTAGACGTAGATGTTGAAAACAAGAGAATCTCTCTTGGTCTAAAACAACTTCAAGCAAACCCATGGGATGCTCTAGTTGCTAAGTTCAAAGTTGGTGACAAAGTTAAAGGAAAAGTTAAATCAATCGTAGACTTCGGTGTATTCGTTGATTTAGGTGAAGACATGGATGCATTAATCCACGTTTCTGACGTTTCTTGGACTAAGAAAAACATCAACGTAGCTGACGAATTCAAAGAAGGACAAGCTGTAGAAGCTATGGTTCTAGCTGTTGATAAAGAAAACCAAAAATTCTCTCTAGGTCTTAAACAACTAGAGGAAGATCCATGGAAGAAGATTGAATCAAGATTCCCAGTTGGAACAGTTGTTGAAGCAGAAGTTGTTCGTGTAACGGACTTCGGAGCATTCGTAGAACTAGAAACTGGTATCGAAGGTCTAATCCACATTTCTGAACTTTCTGACGAAAGAGTAGAAAAGCCATCTGACGTAATCAAGAAAGGTGATAAACCTAAAGCTATGGTTATTTCAGTTGATAAAGAAGCGAAGAAAATTGCTCTATCAATTAAAGCTGCAGCTCACGGTGGTGAGTACAAGTCGACTGATAAAGTAAAATCTGCAACTCTTGCTGATAAATTCAAAAAAGATCTTTAG